The genomic stretch AGAACTGGCCCGTGTGGAGGAGGCGGCTAAGCAGGCTCGAGATCTGGGGCTTATGGTTCACGCCGGTCATGGTCTCCACTATGACAACATCTCTTCAGTGGCCGCTATTGCCGAGATAGAAGAATTCAGTATCGGTCACGCCATTGTCTCTCGGGCCATATTTGTGGGGTTCAAGGAGGCTGTGGCCGAGATGAGGGCCCTTATTGAAAAGGCGGCCCTTTTTAGACAAAGATGATCCTGGGGTTGGGGGTAGATATAGTTCAGATCTCCAGGATTGAGGCGGCCCTCAAGCGCCATGGCAGGCGCTTTGAGAATCGCCTTTTTACCGCTGAGGAGCTGGCCTATTGCCGAAAGCGGCCCCGGCCGGCCCTCCACCTGGCTGGCCGCTTTGCCGCCAAGGAGGCGGCTTCTAAGGCCCTGGGAACGGGTATGAGAGGGGTCTCCTTCAGGGAGATAGAGATTATCCGTGAGCCTTCTGGTCGCCCGGGGCTTAGGTTCCATGGCCGGGCAGCTGAGGTGGCCCGGGCCCTTGGCGTCCGCACAGCCTTTGTTTCGCTTTCTCATGAGCAAGGTGTGGCTGTGGCGGTGGTCGTTTTGGAGGGATGAAGATGTACCTTTTTACGGCTCAGGAGATGCAATCTCTGGACAGAGCCACTATTGAGGATCTGGGTATCCCCGGGCTTATCCTTATGGAGAACGCCGGCCGAGGAGTGGCTGAGCTTGTCTGCCGCCGCTTTTCCTCTGGCGCTCGGGTGGCCATCCTGGTGGGTCCGGGGAACAACGGAGGCGATGGTCTGGTCATTGCCAGGCATCTTAAGGCCCGCGGATTTGAGGTTACAGCCTATCTTCTGGCCCCGGAGGAGAAGTTTCGTGGGGATGCAGCCGTAAACCTCAGGGCGGCCCGGGCCCACGGAGTGGCCCTGGTAGCCATCCTTAAAGATTCTCTCCTTCCTCTTCTTGAGGCCGGTCTTGGGCAAGCCGAGGTCATCGTTGATGCCCTCTTTGGCACCGGCCTCAGGCGGCCTATCCAGGGGCGATTGGCCCAGGCCCTAGAGATGGCCAATAGATCTCCTGCCTACCGGATAGCTGTGGACATGCCATCTGGGATCTGTGCCGATACGGGTAAGGTCCTGGGGGTGGCCTTCAGGGCCCACCTTACGGCCACCATGGCGGCCCCCAAGCTGGGGCAGGTACTTTTCCCAGGGGCAGAATATGTCGGCCAGCTGAAGATAATAGACATTTCCATGCCCCAAGATCTCATCTCTCGGCAGGCCAAACCCAGATATCTGCTTGATCCAGATCTTCTCCGGCCATGGCTTCCTCGGCGTCCTCCGGAGGGGCACAAAGGGACCTTCGGGCACGTGCTTGTAGTGGCCGGCTCTCCAGGCAAGACGGGGGCGGCCGCTCTTGCGGCCATGGGGGCCCTAAGGGCTGGGGCCGGTCTGGTGACGGTAGCCGCCGGTAAAGGGGTGAATTCCATCCTGGAGACCAAATTGACGGAGGCTATGACCCTTCCCCTTCCAGAGACTTCAGAGGGATCCCTGGCCCCAGAGGCCATCGAGCCTATTTTTTCCTTCAGCAAACGGCTACGGGCCGGTGTCATTGGCCCTGGTATGGGCCTTCATCCGGGCACCAAGGATCTGGCCAGGAAGATCATCCTGGAGTTTCCCCACCCCCTGGTGGTGGATGCCGACGCCCTGACGGTGGTCGCGGAGATGGGGCCCCAGATGCTTGGCCAGAGTCCGGCTCCCAGGGTCCTTACCCCCCATCCGGGTGAAATGGGCCGGATCTTTGGCCTCAGTGCCCGGGAGATCCAGGCCGGGCGCTTGAAATATGCCCAAAGTCTGGCCCAGGTTACCGGGGCGGTGGTGGTCCTTAAAGGGGCCAGAACACTGATCGCCGAGGCGGAGGCCCTGGCCATTAACCCTACAGGGGGGCCGGGGATGGCTACCGGAGGCTCGGGAGATGTGCTCTCGGGCATCATTGCGGCCCTTCTGGCCCAGGGGCTCCCGGCCTTCTGGGCGGCCTCTCTGGGGGTTTATATACACGGTCTGGCCGGAGAGGCCCTGGCCGAGGAGAGAGGGCCGTTCGGATTTTTGCCCACAGAGCTGGCGGACCGCCTTCCCAAGACCATCCGGGAGTTCATCTCCCTACAGGAGTTATCACTAAAATTAGGAGACGGCCTGCTTGGAGAAGATAACTGTCGTCAGCCAAAGCCCTGAGGAGACTAGATCTCTGGCCCGTCAGATAGGCGAGGGCCTTAAGGGAGGGGAGATCGTTCTCCTCTACGGTGATTTGGGGGTGGGCAAGACGGTTTTTGTCCAGGGACTCGCCGAGGGGCTAGGGGTGCCTGAAGACTACTATGTAGTCAGTCCCTCCTTTTCTTTGATAAATGAGTATCCCGGTCGTCTTCGCCTCGTCCATGTAGATCTTTACCGCCTTGAACCTGCCCAGGTGGAGGATCTGGGCCTTGAGGATTACCTTGAAAAAGACTCGGTGGTAGCTATCGAATGGGCCGAAAGGCTTCCTTCGGATTTAATCCCAGAAGAGGCCATCCTGGTGCGTATGCAATACCTTAAGGAAGACCAGCGACGTCTGGAGATTACTCTACCACCCAGACAGCACACCCCTTAGCATAGTGAACCACTTTATTAGAGACGCTGCCAAAGAGGAACTCCTCGGCCTTGGAAACACCACGGCGGCCAACAACAACAGTGCCAAATCTTCCGCTGGTCTGCTCCTCCAGGATGACCCGGGCCACCGATTCCCTTGTGGGCCTGACCTTGATTATTACCTCTTCTCGGGGAATTCCGGCGGCCTCAAGCCGGTCTTTGGCCTTTTCAAAGACTTGAAGCATGGCCTTCTCATGGGCCTCCTTGGCCTTTTGCCGCTCGCCTTCATCGGGAAACAGGTCTGCCGGGGGCTCCTTAACTACATGAAAGAGCTCTATAAAGATTTCCTTCTGGCCTCCCAGCATCTGGGCTACATATTCTACGGCCCTCATGGCGTTTTCTGAGGGGTCAAGGGCGATTAATATTCTCTTAGGTGGATACATGTCTGCCCTCCTTGGCCATTTTTACTACTGGGGCCAGGTCTTCCAGTAACTCTTCTACTGATTCATAGAAGACCTCGGCCCCCGTAGAAAAATGCATCAGGACGTAATTTAGCTCCTGGGGAATGTAGGGAAAAAGTTTTTTAAGGTTCATGATTCGCCAGCGGTAGATGAGGCTGAAATCGGATTCATCTATTCTTTGGGCCACCTCTTTCCCCAGCTCCTCGGCCACTCTGGCCGGGGTATAGATCCCCCCGCCGGCTAGAAACAGGAG from Thermosulfuriphilus ammonigenes encodes the following:
- a CDS encoding holo-ACP synthase, translated to MILGLGVDIVQISRIEAALKRHGRRFENRLFTAEELAYCRKRPRPALHLAGRFAAKEAASKALGTGMRGVSFREIEIIREPSGRPGLRFHGRAAEVARALGVRTAFVSLSHEQGVAVAVVVLEG
- the tsaE gene encoding tRNA (adenosine(37)-N6)-threonylcarbamoyltransferase complex ATPase subunit type 1 TsaE translates to MEKITVVSQSPEETRSLARQIGEGLKGGEIVLLYGDLGVGKTVFVQGLAEGLGVPEDYYVVSPSFSLINEYPGRLRLVHVDLYRLEPAQVEDLGLEDYLEKDSVVAIEWAERLPSDLIPEEAILVRMQYLKEDQRRLEITLPPRQHTP
- a CDS encoding universal stress protein, giving the protein MYPPKRILIALDPSENAMRAVEYVAQMLGGQKEIFIELFHVVKEPPADLFPDEGERQKAKEAHEKAMLQVFEKAKDRLEAAGIPREEVIIKVRPTRESVARVILEEQTSGRFGTVVVGRRGVSKAEEFLFGSVSNKVVHYAKGCAVWVVE
- a CDS encoding NAD(P)H-hydrate dehydratase, with protein sequence MKMYLFTAQEMQSLDRATIEDLGIPGLILMENAGRGVAELVCRRFSSGARVAILVGPGNNGGDGLVIARHLKARGFEVTAYLLAPEEKFRGDAAVNLRAARAHGVALVAILKDSLLPLLEAGLGQAEVIVDALFGTGLRRPIQGRLAQALEMANRSPAYRIAVDMPSGICADTGKVLGVAFRAHLTATMAAPKLGQVLFPGAEYVGQLKIIDISMPQDLISRQAKPRYLLDPDLLRPWLPRRPPEGHKGTFGHVLVVAGSPGKTGAAALAAMGALRAGAGLVTVAAGKGVNSILETKLTEAMTLPLPETSEGSLAPEAIEPIFSFSKRLRAGVIGPGMGLHPGTKDLARKIILEFPHPLVVDADALTVVAEMGPQMLGQSPAPRVLTPHPGEMGRIFGLSAREIQAGRLKYAQSLAQVTGAVVVLKGARTLIAEAEALAINPTGGPGMATGGSGDVLSGIIAALLAQGLPAFWAASLGVYIHGLAGEALAEERGPFGFLPTELADRLPKTIREFISLQELSLKLGDGLLGEDNCRQPKP